A region from the Fundulus heteroclitus isolate FHET01 chromosome 22, MU-UCD_Fhet_4.1, whole genome shotgun sequence genome encodes:
- the si:ch1073-126c3.2 gene encoding uncharacterized protein si:ch1073-126c3.2 codes for MAFRGTLTWLCSLAVVCSSGNHESTTANCDSQTELFQRLTEDLKMAAECTDKSVLQWSSEQAAEVLITMRNLTARLHKHQLKECQDAEPKMCQQPEVPSNGGLACVTVSNKRYCKPICNSGYDFGFLRRSRIFDECGEQTNYQWNSQYVGGGRLAVCNEAAVKVSGSTSAYFTKDCLTTKSSGEQWNATMEVFTQELKDAGVAGSPKHLCLACGWP; via the exons ATGGCGTTTAGGGGAACACTCACCTGGCTGTGCTCTCTAGCAG ttGTTTGCTCCTCTGGAAACCATGAAAGTACGACCGCCAACTGTGATTCCCAGACTGAACTTTTTCAGCGCCTGACCGAAGATCTCAAG ATGGCAGCAGAGTGCACAGACAAGTCCGTCCTGCAGTGGAGCTCAGAGCAGGCAGCTGAAGTGTTGATTACCATGAGGAATCTGACAGCAAGGCTGCATAAACACCAGCTGAAAG AATGCCAGGACGCCGAGCCAAAGATGTGCCAGCAGCCTGAAGTGCCCAGTAATGGAGGCCTGGCATGCGTCACGGTCTCCAACAAGCGCTACTGCAAGCCCATCTGCAATTCT GGGTACGATTTTGGTTTCCTAAGGAGGAGTCGGATCTTTGATGAATGTGGCGAACAAACAAATTACCAGTGGAACAGCCAGTACGTAGGAGGAGGCAGACTGGCTGTGTGCAATG aAGCTGCTGTTAAGGTTTCAGGAAGCACCTCTGCGTATTTTACAAAAGACTGCCTCACGACCAAAAGCAGCGGCGAGCAGTGGAATGCAACAATGGAGGTTTTCACTCAAGAGCTGAAGGACGCAGGCGTAGCTGGAAGCCCCAAACATCTCTGCCTCGCCTGCGGATGGCCCTGA
- the ccdc172 gene encoding coiled-coil domain-containing protein 172 isoform X1, with the protein MSLDSLFQQILLTEHQLTEQTQKLKDVKVEIIRQQERIKSETEKYKQTTEELDKKGQQLSAMTLQCDLMRKCEDQMLKQIEERLRQQNHLRDHLAKIKQQSKEEEQQFLEEMMRFNSDFSLPDNRAAVFESQTHAEILALQRDVEALHKEMDEMKRSNIHMSSTLEEKRQLLLDLQDLENIQKADLDQQMQEAQATTASLRAESQDVSQKHLTDSTCLSLRKELETLKDGDLEEQRQALRSEVHFLQSKLKSSQDSDQR; encoded by the exons ATGAGTTTAGATTCTCTCTTTCAACAAATCCTCCTGACGGAACATCAGCTGACGGAACAGACACAGAAACTCAAAGACG TAAAAGTGGAAATTATCCGACAACAGGAGAGAATTAAGAGCGAGACTGAGAAATATAAGCAGACCACTGAGGAACTtgataaaaag GGTCAGCAGTTGTCTGCGATGACTCTGCAGTGTGATTTGATGAGGAAATGTGAGGACCAGATGTTGAAGCAAATTGAGGAGCGGCTCCGTCAGCAGAACCACCTCAGGGATCATCTG GCCAAGATAAAGCAGCAGTCTAAAGAAGAAGAGCAACAGTTCCTTGAGGAGATGATGAGGTTCAATAGCGACTTCAGCCTTCCAGACAACAGAGCAGCTGTGTTTGAGAGCCAAACACACGCTGAGATCTTGGCCCTCCAGAGGGACGTGGAAGCTTTACACAAAG AGATGGACGAGATGAAACGCAGCAACATCCACATGAGCTCCACACTGGAGGAAAAGAGGCAACTGCTGCTGGACCTCCAAGACCTGGAGAACATACAGAAAG CAGACTTGGATCAGCAGATGCAGGAGGCTCAAGCAACGACGGCATCTCTGAGAGCGGAGAGCCAGGATGTCAGTCAGAAGCACCTCACTGACAGCACCTGTCTGAG CCTGAGGAAGGAGCTGGAGACGCTGAAGGACGGAGACCTGGAAGAACAGCGACAGGCCCTCCGCTCAGAGGTGCACTTCCTGCAGTCG aaGCTGAAGAGCAGCCAGGACAGTGACCAGCGTTAG
- the ccdc172 gene encoding coiled-coil domain-containing protein 172 isoform X2, with protein MSLDSLFQQILLTEHQLTEQTQKLKDVKVEIIRQQERIKSETEKYKQTTEELDKKGQQLSAMTLQCDLMRKCEDQMLKQIEERLRQQNHLRDHLAKIKQQSKEEEQQFLEEMMRFNSDFSLPDNRAAVFESQTHAEILALQRDVEALHKEMDEMKRSNIHMSSTLEEKRQLLLDLQDLENIQKDLDQQMQEAQATTASLRAESQDVSQKHLTDSTCLSLRKELETLKDGDLEEQRQALRSEVHFLQSKLKSSQDSDQR; from the exons ATGAGTTTAGATTCTCTCTTTCAACAAATCCTCCTGACGGAACATCAGCTGACGGAACAGACACAGAAACTCAAAGACG TAAAAGTGGAAATTATCCGACAACAGGAGAGAATTAAGAGCGAGACTGAGAAATATAAGCAGACCACTGAGGAACTtgataaaaag GGTCAGCAGTTGTCTGCGATGACTCTGCAGTGTGATTTGATGAGGAAATGTGAGGACCAGATGTTGAAGCAAATTGAGGAGCGGCTCCGTCAGCAGAACCACCTCAGGGATCATCTG GCCAAGATAAAGCAGCAGTCTAAAGAAGAAGAGCAACAGTTCCTTGAGGAGATGATGAGGTTCAATAGCGACTTCAGCCTTCCAGACAACAGAGCAGCTGTGTTTGAGAGCCAAACACACGCTGAGATCTTGGCCCTCCAGAGGGACGTGGAAGCTTTACACAAAG AGATGGACGAGATGAAACGCAGCAACATCCACATGAGCTCCACACTGGAGGAAAAGAGGCAACTGCTGCTGGACCTCCAAGACCTGGAGAACATACAGAAAG ACTTGGATCAGCAGATGCAGGAGGCTCAAGCAACGACGGCATCTCTGAGAGCGGAGAGCCAGGATGTCAGTCAGAAGCACCTCACTGACAGCACCTGTCTGAG CCTGAGGAAGGAGCTGGAGACGCTGAAGGACGGAGACCTGGAAGAACAGCGACAGGCCCTCCGCTCAGAGGTGCACTTCCTGCAGTCG aaGCTGAAGAGCAGCCAGGACAGTGACCAGCGTTAG